A genomic stretch from Fodinibius salinus includes:
- a CDS encoding transglutaminase-like domain-containing protein, which translates to MGLASQLVTKYTGREDIRELALKITRWVPRNISTGLPDLRNIDQIAGAIYKWMTSNINYVRDPWNIERIQSPDVTLRQKAGDCDDHAILSAALLQSLGIQTGFRIVSRTGRTYDHIYTVLRSPQGWKSFDTTVAKYPGFKFDETLIKKSKHLPNRMPDGLGIDPITLTAAATTALQTGITMKSMFSKWFGAKDKDERIQRGQWRDYLMARGVRSDVISFSQKDNAILRKYAQVIQEYGQPAVDHLNRFGSLDNSFYANQQKIQHKKWLLYGGLSAGLLTLGGMSYWALNH; encoded by the coding sequence TTGGGACTAGCTTCCCAGCTGGTCACCAAGTACACTGGGCGCGAGGACATCCGCGAGCTAGCGCTAAAAATCACTCGTTGGGTTCCCAGGAATATAAGCACAGGCCTGCCTGACCTACGAAATATAGATCAGATTGCGGGTGCCATTTACAAGTGGATGACGAGCAACATCAACTACGTCCGCGACCCCTGGAATATCGAACGCATTCAGTCCCCGGATGTCACCTTACGGCAAAAAGCCGGAGACTGCGACGACCACGCAATCCTGTCGGCGGCCCTGTTGCAAAGCTTAGGGATCCAAACAGGTTTTCGCATTGTCAGCCGAACGGGGCGAACCTACGACCATATTTATACCGTCCTTCGCTCCCCACAAGGATGGAAATCCTTTGATACTACCGTAGCTAAATATCCCGGATTTAAATTCGATGAAACCCTCATCAAAAAATCCAAACACCTGCCCAACCGGATGCCGGATGGATTAGGCATTGACCCGATTACCCTGACCGCTGCTGCCACAACCGCCCTGCAAACCGGCATCACCATGAAAAGCATGTTTTCAAAATGGTTTGGCGCCAAAGATAAAGACGAGCGTATCCAGCGCGGCCAATGGCGAGACTATCTGATGGCCCGAGGGGTCCGCTCGGACGTCATTTCGTTTTCTCAAAAGGATAACGCGATCCTCAGGAAGTACGCTCAGGTTATCCAAGAGTACGGCCAACCGGCCGTTGATCATCTAAACCGGTTCGGTAGTCTGGACAATAGTTTTTACGCGAATCAACAGAAAATCCAACACAAGAAATGGCTCCTCTACGGCGGACTCTCGGCCGGGCTTCTCACGCTGGGCGGGATGAGCTATTGGGCCCTAAACCACTGA
- a CDS encoding peptidoglycan-binding domain-containing protein, protein MTLNIGDKGPQVMHLQSALKAIGIDLPKYGVDGIFGPETQAAVRQAQQKLGLPASGVADQPLLNRLGINRQALQVPRSTPTAKPALLAIGAIAIIGIGIAIKQTKRK, encoded by the coding sequence ATGACACTCAACATAGGCGACAAAGGTCCCCAGGTTATGCACCTGCAATCAGCTTTAAAGGCTATTGGAATTGACCTCCCCAAATATGGCGTCGATGGCATCTTTGGCCCCGAAACCCAGGCGGCCGTCCGACAGGCGCAACAAAAACTGGGATTGCCTGCCAGCGGCGTAGCTGACCAGCCTCTATTAAACAGGCTCGGCATTAACCGGCAAGCTTTACAAGTACCGCGAAGCACTCCCACAGCAAAACCAGCTCTCCTTGCCATAGGGGCCATCGCCATTATTGGAATTGGAATCGCAATTAAACAAACCAAACGGAAGTAA
- a CDS encoding helicase-related protein encodes MRDNPTVTPFEDITTDDYPGIFGDFDGDGIPNADDPNPQLAGDTETVEETKLTEEIKQLIALREDYQQALNEVIASLKDLHPTATVKGRVKSPYSVINKLRRKRIKGDIKQVEAGEHYMQGLTDMAGCMIMLGDQTELDQVVQKIASGTVGNVFEHEDKYAQPVGGYRAHHFIVMGGPAGDIPVEVQVKTKRMAKIASAAHTPYKNGMLNARHMHQLTNLAWQADQGNDEAANQIDALLDNPTKLTQQLTTRENPSSELQVLQESFIETVKKLALSFSLDKFPTEHREQALQLFREHGNIIGVDFDSIFSGTQHETPTPKNNYTPSYQPSGDRAGETEYGSDFSGLQLENFAPIKLSKTERRRANEAALAVLEKEDRAITKSDLDLLRQYTGAGGLGYGEDATGTERGLLNEHYTSYPLVHLIWKKLQAMGVDGGNILEPGAGVGNFAGFMPNRQAFRMLMVERSAVSSRIAQLLYPSQLVRHENFAQTDLSLYNLTGAIGNVPFGDIKIHTQRDPLARLNPRIHDYFILKSLDALQPGGFLAVITSVGTMDKKDPAIRQAMVQRARFVGAYRLPSTAFKDNADTLVTTDLILFQKYPDVDGETHPDINSELNQLFAYQELAVSITEHNEESYGAYYNPYFQKYPEQVLGEHIQGHDMQFLTRMGVKGQVDQAMITRVLEDNLEFPYPLPESAPFYRIPDEGVRLNTGREYHAGNIIFHEDKFYEKQRHYFKPITVGNSDKAGEGLRAKISSACQMLDTYDDFVTALAQDTAQKEPLRGEFKQLLGTHIDTYGIPDEDEDIRKVFPYDNRLYKLTTFVKRDPISSELVYADIIDADSMFNDNYVPAVSDSDDLAEIAMYGRSIGEELTLDFYQSTYKGGTASRTELTEAIEEHPDFFYNPESNNYEFRYQYLAGNVRRKLEIAEDNQLEKNIEALKAVLPEWIDAYSITVDPRHVFTYLPTKVLTEWIKDELGYRDVHIGLVKDKADLGNRFYMKLRKGGRYIKNGEETADDWNQGWGETPFSKIINNYIQDSSFPLVFYDEDDNVLRDMTLKRADQKGLGALIERARAKQRTHNDQMLTRVPQKFNQWVRTKASTEIRELIEQAYNHEYNAHINPQFDGNTLRVRGMSDTFYGVKDFAVYKHNRAVAEKLVWNGRGANCHDVGAGKTLASIITSQVLAQQGACRKPMFVVPGKVQEKWVEEYSMLFPDAKILNMKMAGSERHRELTMAQLYSWDAIFIADHAFKSLPLSPDVQQQMYSDRVEYFDQMIEHFDELIEEDDALSSTAKKSMVTRLEKMKEEWEAKLRNVASAKRLDTDIFFDELGVDALFFDEAHFYKNALGSAKAAKLGIAANKPSQRAEDALQKTKWLFSKIGFKNVFVLTATPVVNSPVEVWHMLNLCAPDLLEKYQIANLDNFINQFVREEEKIVKKTNGEYRTERVVGGYYNLPEMRSIIDEVMDIKSYDQLVGFYEKFPDLLKDEAGNIEVDEKGNPKTLKPKFKRPEAETKQQVIEPSEIHKLLFDDIILRADNILDCMRQRGCQTKDNFLVITGDGSKIATDLRVYDNSFKGVDGKFLKLGALTRNVAESYAHRENPTPSRVSESIYGDFFSKVPFARENPNPYEGRSRNKLIRELKSLGHFDEVTGEIEATEGDLHAVPVGKQFLLKKIEKQREKHSDGSDQMEETFDRAIMIVEALYAGRENPTTPVLRNQIIFCDWISVEGQKGGSYHQLIKEELAKAGIPATEIAIINGSIIGTDKKGDDYFISSSDDKEALKKQVQDDFNIGKYRVLIGNQSIAEGMNLQKWTTDLHHMDVPYTPSQIQQRNGRGLRQGNQHGKINIHFYLMKDSFDQYRLELVSKKQSWIDELFFGDGRETSADSEGESLEYEQMVAATNSDPRVKEFFQSKAQTKVLKNHIESLLSETQRLKSSLGQANQDVTTRTERMESAIAREQSLIDWELPASAQQALDNGLIRIGWLDYSGEIGTIENNLSSDGKRVPRFRHELSLEVPKNNANGRVLFNLIPDPNAPNRSFYNKIKWSSIKQMAGQQLTAAFGWSMNEPVQSGRSLAGNKGNIIADESDFYTHYEIDIEAEKSNTNPDGTEVTYDQIKQKLGMYKTQQWLPIIKAKLAALFLALEKGWQQSAQARIQQITAELDRSKKTLKELEITHEQTRKELEQAQANLKTNQDTVTKLQDVVNELVKTEFSDRSELYEELNRIAPTYGVKGTVRIREVGIYRDSTTPADDIRPNRSDSQKKEQTLESLPTPLKTLYGEPLVYAGTVGELEFIDAKGFMQRILSDNQDMAMIIDGEGTTLFAFPTHRMKLLKSAVDSDEATRMYEEFHHFPPDEYDYELFPPADAELVSVGHADRIMYASDKVIYPGDEKGENHQYYHYFDDGKRPIFQYGDVYIITNLNIDGRGILN; translated from the coding sequence ATGCGAGACAACCCAACTGTAACTCCTTTTGAAGATATTACGACCGATGACTATCCCGGTATTTTCGGGGATTTTGACGGCGACGGTATCCCCAACGCCGACGATCCCAACCCACAACTGGCAGGCGATACCGAGACCGTGGAAGAGACCAAACTCACCGAAGAAATCAAACAGCTGATTGCCCTTCGCGAGGATTACCAGCAGGCTTTGAATGAGGTAATAGCTTCACTCAAAGACTTGCACCCGACAGCCACTGTGAAGGGCCGCGTCAAATCTCCTTACTCGGTCATCAATAAACTGCGTCGCAAGCGAATTAAAGGAGATATCAAGCAAGTTGAAGCTGGCGAACACTACATGCAAGGCTTGACCGATATGGCCGGGTGCATGATCATGCTAGGTGATCAAACTGAGCTGGACCAAGTAGTCCAGAAAATTGCTTCAGGAACCGTTGGCAATGTATTTGAACATGAAGATAAATACGCCCAGCCGGTAGGCGGCTACCGGGCACACCACTTTATCGTGATGGGGGGTCCGGCCGGAGATATTCCCGTCGAAGTTCAGGTGAAAACCAAGCGTATGGCAAAAATTGCAAGCGCCGCCCATACTCCTTATAAGAACGGAATGCTTAACGCCCGACATATGCACCAGCTCACCAACCTGGCTTGGCAAGCCGACCAAGGAAATGATGAGGCTGCCAATCAAATAGATGCTCTTCTCGATAATCCAACCAAATTGACGCAACAGCTGACGACCCGCGAAAACCCTTCGTCCGAACTGCAAGTTCTCCAGGAATCCTTCATTGAAACGGTTAAGAAATTAGCACTGTCATTTTCATTAGATAAATTTCCAACCGAGCATCGCGAGCAGGCACTGCAGCTATTTCGCGAGCACGGAAATATTATTGGCGTCGACTTTGATAGTATTTTTTCTGGGACCCAACATGAAACTCCTACCCCCAAAAATAACTACACTCCATCATACCAACCCTCTGGAGATCGTGCGGGAGAAACCGAATATGGAAGCGATTTTTCCGGCCTCCAGCTTGAAAATTTTGCTCCTATAAAACTTTCAAAAACGGAGCGGCGCCGGGCCAATGAAGCGGCCCTGGCGGTCTTGGAAAAAGAAGATCGGGCCATTACCAAATCCGACCTGGATCTGCTTCGACAGTACACTGGCGCCGGCGGACTCGGATATGGTGAGGACGCTACCGGCACCGAACGCGGCCTACTCAACGAGCATTACACCTCCTACCCGTTAGTACATCTAATTTGGAAGAAACTTCAGGCTATGGGCGTGGACGGCGGCAACATTTTAGAACCCGGAGCAGGCGTGGGCAATTTTGCAGGATTTATGCCCAACCGCCAGGCTTTCCGAATGCTGATGGTTGAACGTTCTGCGGTAAGCTCCCGCATTGCCCAGCTCCTGTACCCGAGCCAACTGGTCCGGCACGAAAATTTTGCCCAGACCGACTTGTCTCTATATAACCTGACCGGAGCCATTGGCAATGTCCCCTTTGGGGATATCAAGATTCATACCCAGCGGGATCCGTTGGCCCGGCTAAATCCGCGCATCCACGACTACTTTATCTTGAAGTCCCTGGACGCCCTACAGCCCGGCGGGTTCCTGGCGGTGATTACCTCAGTCGGCACGATGGACAAGAAGGATCCGGCCATCCGGCAGGCCATGGTCCAGCGAGCCCGATTTGTGGGCGCCTACCGGCTGCCCTCGACTGCGTTTAAAGATAATGCCGATACGCTGGTTACGACCGATCTTATTTTGTTTCAGAAGTATCCTGACGTTGACGGGGAAACCCACCCCGATATTAACAGTGAATTAAACCAGTTGTTTGCTTACCAGGAACTGGCCGTCAGTATCACCGAACATAATGAGGAGTCGTACGGTGCTTACTACAATCCCTACTTCCAAAAGTATCCCGAGCAAGTATTAGGCGAACATATCCAAGGACACGACATGCAGTTCTTGACCCGCATGGGCGTAAAAGGCCAAGTGGACCAAGCGATGATTACCCGCGTGCTGGAAGATAATCTGGAGTTCCCCTATCCGCTTCCGGAGTCAGCACCGTTTTACCGGATCCCCGATGAAGGAGTGCGACTGAATACCGGCCGGGAGTACCATGCTGGGAACATCATTTTCCACGAAGACAAATTCTATGAAAAACAGCGCCACTACTTCAAACCCATAACCGTAGGTAACAGCGACAAAGCGGGCGAAGGACTACGGGCCAAGATCAGCTCGGCCTGCCAGATGCTCGACACCTATGATGATTTTGTCACAGCGCTAGCCCAGGATACCGCCCAGAAAGAGCCGCTACGCGGAGAGTTTAAACAACTTCTCGGGACCCATATCGACACCTACGGCATTCCCGATGAAGACGAAGACATCCGCAAGGTATTCCCCTACGACAACCGCCTGTATAAACTCACGACCTTTGTGAAGCGCGACCCGATCAGCTCGGAGCTGGTCTACGCCGATATTATTGATGCCGACTCCATGTTCAACGACAACTACGTACCGGCGGTCTCGGACTCCGATGACTTGGCTGAAATCGCCATGTATGGCCGCTCCATTGGCGAAGAACTAACGCTGGATTTCTACCAGTCTACCTATAAAGGAGGTACGGCAAGCCGAACTGAGCTCACCGAAGCGATCGAAGAGCATCCGGATTTCTTTTATAACCCCGAGTCCAATAATTATGAGTTTCGCTATCAATACTTGGCTGGCAACGTTCGGCGTAAGCTGGAAATAGCGGAAGACAATCAGTTGGAGAAAAACATCGAGGCGCTGAAGGCGGTTCTCCCGGAATGGATTGATGCCTACAGCATTACCGTGGATCCCCGGCACGTTTTCACCTATTTGCCGACGAAGGTGCTAACGGAGTGGATAAAAGATGAACTGGGCTACCGAGATGTTCACATTGGACTCGTCAAAGATAAAGCCGACCTCGGCAATCGTTTCTACATGAAACTCCGCAAAGGCGGGCGATATATTAAAAATGGTGAAGAGACGGCTGACGACTGGAACCAGGGTTGGGGCGAGACACCCTTCAGCAAAATAATTAACAACTATATCCAGGATTCCAGTTTCCCGCTGGTCTTCTACGACGAGGACGATAACGTGCTACGGGATATGACCCTCAAACGAGCCGACCAGAAAGGCTTGGGGGCGCTGATCGAACGAGCCCGCGCCAAACAGCGCACCCATAACGACCAGATGCTCACCCGCGTCCCCCAAAAATTCAACCAATGGGTGCGCACCAAAGCCTCCACCGAAATCCGAGAGCTCATCGAGCAGGCGTACAACCACGAGTATAATGCCCACATCAACCCGCAGTTCGACGGCAACACGCTTCGCGTTCGTGGCATGTCCGACACCTTCTATGGGGTAAAGGACTTTGCAGTCTACAAACACAACCGCGCAGTAGCCGAAAAACTGGTCTGGAACGGGCGGGGAGCGAATTGTCACGACGTCGGCGCCGGTAAGACGTTGGCCTCCATTATCACTTCCCAGGTATTGGCCCAGCAAGGCGCCTGCCGCAAACCGATGTTTGTGGTGCCCGGTAAAGTGCAGGAAAAATGGGTCGAAGAATATTCTATGCTGTTCCCCGATGCGAAGATCCTCAACATGAAAATGGCCGGCTCCGAACGCCACAGGGAACTCACCATGGCCCAGCTGTATAGCTGGGATGCGATCTTTATTGCCGATCATGCCTTCAAGAGCCTGCCACTATCCCCGGACGTACAACAGCAGATGTATTCAGATCGCGTCGAATACTTTGATCAAATGATTGAACACTTCGACGAGTTGATCGAAGAGGACGATGCCCTCAGCTCCACGGCCAAAAAGTCGATGGTCACCCGCCTGGAGAAGATGAAAGAAGAATGGGAGGCCAAGCTCCGCAACGTAGCCAGCGCCAAGCGCCTGGACACCGATATCTTTTTTGATGAGCTTGGGGTGGATGCCCTGTTTTTTGATGAGGCCCATTTCTACAAAAATGCGCTGGGCAGCGCCAAAGCAGCCAAGCTGGGTATTGCAGCAAATAAACCGTCCCAGCGGGCCGAAGATGCCCTCCAGAAAACCAAGTGGCTGTTTTCGAAAATAGGTTTTAAAAATGTCTTTGTATTAACTGCTACACCAGTTGTTAACTCTCCCGTAGAAGTTTGGCACATGCTCAACCTCTGCGCCCCAGACCTGCTGGAGAAATATCAGATTGCGAATCTGGACAACTTTATTAACCAGTTTGTCCGCGAGGAGGAAAAAATCGTCAAAAAGACCAACGGCGAATACCGGACCGAACGTGTGGTCGGCGGGTATTACAACCTCCCAGAGATGCGCTCCATTATCGATGAGGTCATGGACATTAAAAGTTACGATCAGCTGGTGGGATTCTACGAAAAGTTTCCTGATTTACTCAAAGATGAGGCTGGGAACATCGAAGTTGACGAAAAAGGCAATCCCAAAACATTAAAACCGAAATTCAAGCGACCCGAAGCCGAAACCAAACAGCAGGTCATTGAGCCCAGCGAAATTCACAAATTGTTATTTGACGATATCATACTCCGAGCTGATAACATTCTCGACTGCATGCGCCAGCGCGGATGCCAGACCAAGGACAACTTCCTGGTGATCACCGGGGATGGCAGTAAAATAGCGACCGACCTTCGCGTGTATGATAACAGTTTTAAGGGCGTCGATGGGAAATTTCTGAAACTCGGGGCCCTAACGCGTAACGTAGCCGAAAGCTACGCCCACCGAGAAAATCCCACTCCAAGCAGGGTTTCAGAAAGTATCTATGGGGATTTCTTTTCGAAAGTACCGTTTGCCCGAGAAAATCCAAATCCATACGAAGGCCGGTCCCGAAACAAACTTATTAGAGAACTCAAATCTCTAGGGCACTTCGATGAAGTGACCGGTGAAATTGAAGCCACTGAAGGTGACTTGCACGCAGTACCAGTTGGCAAGCAATTCTTGCTTAAGAAGATTGAGAAACAACGCGAAAAACATTCCGATGGCAGCGATCAGATGGAGGAAACCTTTGATCGGGCTATTATGATTGTTGAGGCCTTATACGCAGGCCGCGAGAATCCCACGACCCCCGTACTCCGTAATCAAATTATTTTCTGCGACTGGATCTCCGTAGAAGGCCAAAAAGGTGGCAGTTACCATCAACTTATCAAGGAGGAACTGGCGAAAGCAGGCATTCCGGCCACCGAAATAGCCATTATTAATGGTTCTATTATTGGCACCGACAAGAAAGGTGATGACTATTTTATTTCATCCTCTGATGATAAAGAAGCCCTCAAAAAACAGGTCCAGGATGATTTCAACATCGGAAAGTATCGCGTGCTGATCGGCAACCAATCGATCGCCGAAGGCATGAACCTGCAGAAATGGACCACTGACCTGCATCACATGGATGTGCCTTATACCCCATCGCAGATTCAACAGCGCAACGGGCGCGGGCTCCGGCAGGGTAACCAGCACGGAAAGATAAACATTCACTTTTACCTGATGAAGGATTCCTTCGATCAGTACCGCTTGGAGCTGGTCAGCAAAAAGCAGAGCTGGATCGATGAACTCTTCTTCGGAGACGGCCGGGAAACCTCCGCGGACTCCGAGGGAGAATCCCTAGAATACGAGCAGATGGTGGCCGCCACCAACTCCGATCCCAGAGTCAAAGAGTTTTTCCAGTCCAAAGCCCAAACCAAGGTTCTAAAAAATCACATTGAATCGCTACTCAGCGAAACTCAGCGCCTGAAGTCTTCGCTGGGGCAAGCAAACCAGGATGTGACTACACGCACCGAGCGAATGGAATCCGCTATTGCCCGGGAGCAATCCCTTATTGACTGGGAGCTGCCAGCCTCGGCCCAACAGGCCCTTGACAACGGACTCATTCGCATCGGCTGGCTGGACTACAGCGGAGAGATCGGGACCATTGAAAACAACCTGTCCTCCGACGGCAAACGCGTGCCGCGTTTCCGCCACGAGCTGTCCCTCGAAGTCCCAAAAAACAACGCCAATGGGCGGGTGCTGTTTAACCTTATTCCTGACCCCAACGCACCCAACCGAAGTTTCTATAACAAGATCAAATGGAGCTCGATCAAGCAGATGGCGGGCCAGCAGCTAACCGCAGCCTTCGGCTGGTCTATGAACGAACCCGTCCAATCCGGGCGAAGTCTGGCGGGCAATAAAGGCAACATAATTGCGGATGAGTCTGATTTTTACACCCATTACGAGATCGACATTGAGGCCGAGAAAAGCAATACCAATCCGGACGGCACCGAAGTCACCTACGACCAAATAAAGCAGAAGCTGGGCATGTACAAAACCCAACAGTGGCTGCCGATCATTAAAGCTAAATTGGCCGCGCTCTTCCTGGCCTTAGAAAAAGGATGGCAACAGTCCGCTCAAGCCCGAATTCAGCAGATCACCGCCGAGCTGGACCGCTCGAAGAAAACCCTGAAGGAATTGGAAATTACCCACGAGCAAACGCGGAAAGAATTAGAGCAAGCTCAGGCCAACCTGAAAACCAACCAGGACACCGTAACCAAGCTCCAGGATGTGGTCAACGAGTTGGTAAAAACCGAATTTTCCGACCGATCGGAGCTCTACGAAGAGCTCAACCGCATTGCGCCCACCTATGGCGTAAAAGGAACCGTGCGCATCCGGGAGGTTGGCATCTATCGCGACAGTACCACGCCAGCAGATGATATACGTCCCAACCGTTCAGACAGCCAGAAAAAAGAACAAACCTTAGAAAGTCTTCCCACGCCCCTGAAAACATTATATGGCGAACCCCTGGTATATGCGGGAACCGTAGGCGAGCTGGAATTCATCGATGCCAAAGGTTTCATGCAGCGCATCCTTTCGGATAATCAGGATATGGCGATGATTATTGACGGGGAGGGAACGACATTGTTCGCTTTCCCCACCCATCGCATGAAGCTGCTCAAAAGCGCGGTTGACAGCGACGAAGCCACCCGAATGTACGAGGAGTTTCACCATTTCCCTCCGGATGAGTACGACTATGAGCTGTTTCCACCAGCTGACGCCGAATTAGTTTCGGTCGGCCACGCCGATCGCATCATGTACGCCAGCGACAAGGTGATCTACCCCGGCGACGAGAAAGGGGAAAACCACCAGTACTATCACTACTTCGACGACGGCAAGCGACCCATCTTCCAATATGGAGACGTGTATATCATCACAAACCTAAATATTGACGGCCGAGGCATCCTTAATTAA